The Fusarium falciforme chromosome 7, complete sequence genome window below encodes:
- a CDS encoding Flavin-Reduct domain-containing protein: MYYEPGNIPHGLPRDPFKACVVPRPIGWISTISGTDPDTHNIAPYSQFNNLTFDPPYVMFAANQKPDSQRKDTVRNAELTGKFCWNLATWDLREAVNISAQQVDYGVDEFERAGLEKEYSRALPGDPVPMVKNSPVKFECVYHTTLRLPARPPMGTVDVVIGRVIAVHIRDDVLTDGKLDVSKTHPIARCGYFQYAVIRETFEMIIPGMDEATHAGLEGSSKIHQKIQDVHL; the protein is encoded by the coding sequence ATGTATTACGAACCTGGAAACATCCCCCACGGCCTCCCCCGTGACCCCTTCAAGGCATGCGTCGTCCCCCGCCCCATCGGCTGGATCTCCACCATCTCCGGCACAGACCCGGACACGCACAACATCGCGCCCTACTCGCAGTTCAACAACCTCACCTTCGACCCGCCATACGTCATGTTCGCGGCCAACCAGAAGCCCGACTCGCAGCGCAAGGACACGGTCCGCAACGCCGAGCTCACGGGCAAGTTCTGCTGGAACCTGGCCACCTGGGACCTCCGTGAGGCCGTCAACATCTCAGCGCAGCAGGTCGACTACGGCGTGGACGAGTTTGAGCGCGCGGGGCTCGAGAAGGAGTACAGCCGCGCGCTGCCGGGTGATCCTGTGCCGATGGTCAAGAACAGTCCCGTCAAGTTTGAGTGTGTCTACCACACAACTCTGCGGCTGCCTGCTAGGCCGCCGATGGGGACGGTTGACGTCGTCATTGGTAGGGTGATTGCGGTGCATATCCGGGACGATGTCTTGACCGATGGCAAGTTGGATGTTTCCAAGACGCACCCTATTGCTCGGTGCGGGTATTTTCAGTATGCGGTGATTCGGGAGACGTTTGAGATGATTATTCCGGGTATGGATGAGGCAACGCACGCGGGGTTGGAGGGGAGCAGTAAGATACATCAGAAGATTCAAGATGTTCACCTATGA
- a CDS encoding Beta-lactamase domain-containing protein → MKLKCEETLDSLTQGLSSGLPGVVLAAFSKDETFYTVAKGQLKEEKGQQITLDSTFWGFSCTKLLTTIAVLQCVEKGLIGLDDPVGSVLPELENPDVIKAKPDGLFELVPAKNKITLRHLVTHTSGLSYDAMHPILVAWRKSRGECPLVMSGKMVEAFTLPLLFEPGSSWVYGSGLDWVGVLVERLNVSWITKLDLPSIHETRHPDKAQMWHRADTGELSPIPSPYPLDAQDDSGGMGLITSTSDFIAILQDLLKEKPVLLKPDSVAAMFTTQFETGTRQYEGLVGQESLHKQLTGDDTGHPEVAFGLGGLVVQGNVPNLPSKTLTWNGMPNIGWFVNRDRDLGAVYVSQVLPTGDAKSVGLLGEFWREIWSKHGQS, encoded by the exons ATGAAACTCAAATGCGAAGAAACACTCGATTCTCTGACACAGGGCCTCTCATCTGGGCTTCCGGGAGTAGTGCTTGCTGCTTTCAGTAAAGACG AGACTTTCTACACCGTAGCTAAGGGCCAGctcaaagaagaaaagggtCAGCAAATCACCCTCGACAGCACCTTCTGGGGCTTCTCCTGCACGAAGCTGCTCACCACGATCGCCGTGCTACAATGCGTTGAGAAGGGCTTGATTGGTCTGGACGACCCGGTTGGCAGCGTGCTGCCAGAACTCGAGAATCCGGatgtcatcaaggccaagcccgaCGGACTTTTTGAGCTCGTGCCGGCCAAAAACAAAATCACCCTGCGCCATCTGGTAACTCACACAAGCGGCCTCTCCTACGACGCCATGCACCCGATACTGGTAGCATGGAGAAAGTCCAGAGGGGAATGTCCTTTGGTGATGAGCGGCAAGATGGTCGAGGCCTTTACCCTGCCTCTTCTCTTCGAGCCTGGGAGCAGCTGGGTTTACGGTTCAGGTCTCGACTGGGTTGGGGTGCTGGTGGAGAGACTCAACG TCTCTTGGATTACGAAGCTCGaccttccatccatccacgaGACCAGACATCCTGACAAGGCCCAGATGTGGCATCGGGCCGATACGGGAGAGCTGTCACCGATTCCGTCCCCGTATCCGCTAGATGCACAAGATGATAGCGGCGGTATGGGGCTCATAACGTCAACTTCGGATTTCATCGCCATTCTGCAAGATCTTTTGAAAGAGAAGCCCGTCCTCCTCAAGCCGGACTCTGTGGCGGCCATGTTTACCACTCAGTTTGAGACCGGAACACGCCAATACGAGGGACTTGTGGGACAAGAG TCCCTGCACAAGCAATTAACTGGAGACGACACGGGTCATCCCGAGGTGGCATTTGGCCTGGGTGGTTTGGTTGTTCAGGGGAATGTGCCCAATCTCCCGTCCAAGACGCTCACCTGGAATGGAATGCCCAATATTGGCTGGTTTGTGAACCGGGATAGAGATCTGGGCGCCGTTTACGTGAGCCAAGTGCTTCCTACGGGTGATGCAAAGAGCGTGGGGCTTCTAGGGGAGTTCTGGAGAGAGATCTGGAGCAAACATGGGCAGTCTTGA
- a CDS encoding Cupin-2 domain-containing protein, with translation MSPQTSTIEPIDDDVELGPGREIPTDNTPVNFVPAKAGDIIKLGLITCRVLEDGSRTDNRIGAAEFTLPPRLKGPPAHWHEMHDETFLTTKGTIRYHLPKADGTEDIIDAHEGDYVTVPTRAPHTFSNPTDQEVKFFNTYTPAYYINYFKLLGTYVQEGRPISDKEHLDAMSNYATLRVPKKYLEKKDK, from the exons ATGTCGCCACAGACTTCTACCATTGAGCccattgatgatgatgtcgaacTTGGCCCCGGCCGCGAGATCCCCACCGATAACACCCCGGTAAACTTCGTGCCAGCCAAAGCCGGCGACATCATCAAGCTGGGGCTCATCACCTGCCGTGTGCTGGAAGATGGGTCTCGCACAG ACAACCGCATCGGAGCGGCCGAGTTCACTCTCCCCCCCAGACTCAAGGGCCCACCGGCCCACTGGCACGAGATGCACGATGAGACCTTTCTGACAACCAAGGGCACAATTCGCTACCATCTTCCCAAGGCGGACGGCACCGAGGACATCATAGACGCCCACGAGGGGGACTACGTGACTGTCCCAACCCGGGCTCCCCACACCTTCAGCAACCCAACGGACCAGGAGGTCAAGTTCTTCAACACGTATACTCCGGCGTACTACATCAACTACTTCAAGCTTTTGGGCACGTATGTGCAGGAGGGCAGGCCCATTTCGGACAAGGAGCACTTGGATGCCATGTCGAACTATGCCACGCTTCGAGTGCCGAAGAAGTatctcgagaagaaggacaagtaG
- a CDS encoding Peptidase-M14 domain-containing protein — MCRETVLECQDEATPAYVCNTRALVVLSSIMKFLYTLGLLAPLAAAKVSYDGYKAFSIDAGKDHDAVDTILKDLKFVSLSCESNHKTLEVAIAPESLNAFEALDLNVTVISEDLGAEFAVEGEFEEYDPPMRLSAALAALPDISYFNSYHTFDQHLQFLTDLRASFPSNSEVFTAGTSVENRAIRGIHLWGSSGKGKKPAIVWHGTVHAREWISAPTVEYLTYKIIDGYQKNDATIRKTLDNYDIYVLPIVNPDGFVYTTTNDRLWRKNRQRRSGQSCVGTDVNRNWPYQWNVPGGSSTNPCDETYRGLAAGDTPENRVLVNHTRTIAESTGIKFFVDWHSYSQLILLPYGYSCSASASNLNKQMSLAGGVASAIRGVNGLSFRYGPTCSTIYQTAGGSNDWAQDVAKAELAWAFELRPASASAGGFTVPPSNIVPSGEEIWAGMKYLFANF; from the exons ATGTGCCGAGAGACTGTTCTGGAATGCCAAGATG AGGCAACACCCGCCTATGTCTGCAATACTCGAGCACTCGTTGTCCTCTCGAGCATCATGAAGTTCCTTTATACCCTCGGGCTCTTGGCGCCCCTGGCCGCCGCCAAGGTTTCGTACGATGGCTACAAGGCTTTCAGTATTGATGCTGGAAAAGACCACGATGCTGTGGACACTATCCTGAAGGATCTCAAGTTTGTCTCTCTGAGCTGTGAGAGCAACCACAAGACTCTCGAGGTGGCTATTGCTCCTGAGAGTCTTAACGCCTTTGAGGCTCTTGACCTCAATGTCACTGTGATCAGCGAAGATCTGGGTGCTGAGTTTGCTGTTGAGGGAGAGTTTGAGGAATACGATC CCCCCATGAGGCTCTCGGCCGCCCTTGCCGCGCTGCCTGACATTTCATACTTCAACTCGTATCACACGTTTGATCAGCATCTCCAGTTCCTCACTGATCTGCGAGCTTCCTTCCCCAGCAACTCTGAGGTCTTTACTGCGGGAACCTCTGTTGAGAACAGAGCTATCCGGGGTATTCACCTCTGGGGTTCTAGCGGCAAGGGAAAGAAGCCTGCCATTGTCTGGCACGGAACTGTTCATGCTCGCGAGTGGATTAGTGCTCCT ACTGTTGAATACTTGACCTACAAGATCATCGATGGTTACCAGAAGAACGATGCCACTATCCGCAAGACGCTTGACAACTACGATATCTATGTCCTCCCCATCGTGAACCCCGACG GCTTCGtctacaccaccaccaacgacCGTCTCTGGCGCAAGAACCGTCAGAGACGTTCCGGCCAATCCTGTGTCGGCACCGACGTCAACCGCAACTGGCCCTACCAGTGGAACGTCCCCGGCGGTTCATCCACCAACCCCTGTGACGAGACCTACCGCGGTCTCGCAGCGGGCGACACCCCCGAGAACCGAGTGCTCGTCAACCACACCAGGACCATCGCCGAGAGCACGGGTATCAAGTTCTTTGTTGACTGGCACTCATACAGCCAGCTTATTCTTCTGCCGTATGGATACAGCTGTTCCGCTAGTGCTAGCAACTTGAACAAGCAGATGAGCCTCGCTGGTGGCGTTGCCAGCGCCATCCGGGGCGTCAACGGTCTCTCATTCCGATACGGCCCTACCTGCTCGACCATCTACCAGACCGCAGGAGGCAGCAATGACTGGGCGCAAGACGTTGCCAAGGCAGAGCTTGCCTGGGCTTTTGAGCTGCGACCGGCGAGTGCCAGCGCCGGTGGCTTCACTGTTCCGCCTAGCAACATTGTGCCTTCTGGTGAGGAGATTTGGGCGGGCATGAAATATCTGTTTGCGAATTTCTAG
- a CDS encoding Zn(2)-C6 fungal-type domain-containing protein, with the protein MADKQMPSTASAPVTNIAPTHTSNAGRKRRSCLMCSKRKVKCDKQKPCTSCVKAGNECVFPVSIANRAQAGMAPELFEMLQRLEKAVQTLEPKESETAEASLPSNQFSDGDDQTEPLQSVVPTAAQEGAATEIQPEPYIQESSAGAENQGEAQEATGKTPSAVSSHSESPGKIVRDHGKDIYVRRWFWDDGSTEISSGSQSDTDDNNAHQDQSDMQRTSTGRCPGTLANSKERVMQILVAQKMHLWGIYKERVEPLTKLLHLPSLEQAVLGWHSPSSADGMQCNLLAAYYGAVTSLSEEECVVIFGNGQAQVLSRLREELEGLFASALLIHTGDIRPLQALALYLVFLQHHEPRLSWKLSGLAVRLAQTFGLHREDSFVGLSIYEVEMRRRLWWQIAILDAPSAEAYSGEYNLLEMSSSDTNPPRNLDDAQIYPAMAEYPPEARRITEMTFTLARCQITSMYRCMADSRRLCGATGKAYAELTPQERADWIEACESNFSERFLRECSPTNAFHWTTVILTRMLFHKVRLHGCNPLHDVRTMPEATRERLFLVAVEVMELNYKLRTDPRTRPWLWLFSSYTQWHAFSLVLVWLQMDPFCRHSRRAWEAVEKAIVLRWEHPASLLNGRKPQQWRSIIRLLEKARSARREALSKRARRGSRNANDLRRASFRGSVASSSSAVPVIQTSSATASYPRQETKPQQPPIRSVEPNAAIPPPATTDVSSLALQLSDMVQSPWRQAYTHTMPDFSMGGIPDPLPDPDQMMIDGQFSVDDFGGVQDFSFLDDVF; encoded by the exons ATGGCGGACAAGCAGATGCCCTCGACAGCGAGCGCCCCTGTCACCAACATAGCTCCAACACACACAAGCAATGCCGGCAGAAAACGGCGCTCATGCTTGATGTGTAGCAAGCGAAAGGTCAAGTGCGACAAGCAGAAGCCATGCACCAGTTGCGTCAAGGCTGGAAACGAGTGCGTGTTCCCCGTCAGCATCGCGAACCGGGCTCAGGCCGGGATGGCACCGGAGCTTTTTGAGATGCTGCAGAGACTTGAGAAGGCTGTGCAGACACTGGAGCCCAAGGAGTCCGAGACGGCTGAGGCTTCTTTGCCTTCCAATCAGTTCTCTGATGGGGACGACCAAACGGAACCTCTGCAGTCTGTGGTTCCCACTGCTGCTCAGGAAGGAGCAGCGACTGAGATTCAGCCTGAGCCTTACATCCAAGAGAGCTCAGCTGGAGCTGAGAATCAGGGCGAGGCACAGGAAGCAACTGGTAAAACCCCTAGTGCAGTGTCGAGCCACAGCGAGAGCCCGGGCAAGATTGTCCGCGACCACGGCAAAGACATATACGTGAGGCGGTGGTTCTGGGACGACGGAAGCACCGAG ATCAGTAGTGGCTCCCAGTCAGATACAGACGACAACAACGCCCATCAAGACCAGAGCGACATGCAGAGAACGTCGACAGGTCGCTGTCCAGGGACACTGGCCAACTCCAAAGAACGAGTTATGCAGATTTTGGTTGCCCAGAAAATGCATCTTTGGGGCATATACAAAGAAAGGGTGGAGCCGTTGACCAAGTTGTTGCATCTTCCGTCGCTGGAGCAGGCTGTTCTGGGATGGCATTCACCGAGCTCGGCCGACGGTATGCAGTGCAACCTTTTGGCGGCCTACTACGGAGCGGTGACTAGCCTTAGCGAGGAAGAATGCGTCGTGATCTTTGGCAACGGGCAGGCACAGGTCCTATCCCGCTTGAGGGAGGAACTTGAGGGACTATTTGCCAGCGCCTTGCTCATCCACACTGGCGACATCCGCCCGCTGCAGGCCCTGGCTCTGTACCTCGTGTTCCTCCAGCATCACGAACCCCGATTGTCTTGGAAGCTGTCAGGCCTGGCTGTTCGGCTGGCCCAGACCTTTGGGCTGCACAGAGAGGATAGTTTCGTTGGGCTGTCGATCTATGAGGTGGAGATGCGACGCAGGCTTTGGTGGCAGATTGCTATTTTGGATGCACCGTCTGCGGAGGCTTACTCTGGAGAATACAACCT GCTTGAGATGAGCAGCTCTGACACCAACCCACCCCGAAACCTAGACGACGCACAGATATATCCCGCGATGGCAGAGTACCCGCCTGAAGCAAGACGCATCACAGAGATGACCTTCACGCTAGCACGCTGCCAGATCACCAGCATGTATCGCTGTATGGCTGATTCGAGAAGACTGTGCGGAGCTACAGGGAAAGCGTATGCGGAACTTACACCGCAGGAGCGGGCTGATTGGATCGAGGCTTGCGAGTCGAATTTCTCAGAGCGCTTTCTTCGAGAATGTTCTCCGACAAACGCATTTCACTGG ACTACTGTCATCCTTACCAGAATGCTCTTCCACAAAGTCAGACTGCACGGATGCAACCCGCTACACGATGTGAGAACCATGCCAGAAGCCACCCGTGAGaggctcttcctcgtcgcagTCGAGGTCATGGAACTCAACTACAAACTGAGGACCGATCCGCGTACGCGCCCGTGGCTCTGGCTTTTCAGCTCCTACACGCAATGGCATGCATTCTCGCTCGTCCTCGTCTGGCTGCAGATGGATCCGTTCTGCAGACACTCGCGTCGAGCGTGGGAAGCGGTTGAAAAGGCCATCGTGCTGCGGTGGGAGCATCCCGCTTCGCTGCTGAATGGCAGGAAACCCCAGCAGTGGCGGTCCATCATTAGGTTGCTGGAAAAGGCACGCTCGGCACGGCGGGAGGCTTTGAGCAAGCGGGCTAGACGAGGCTCGCGGAATGCGAATGACTTGAGGCGGGCATCCTTCAGAGGCTCCGtggcatcatcctcatcggctGTGCCAGTGATACAAACTTCATCGGCTACCGCAAGTTATCCCAGGCAGGAAACAAAACCACAGCAGCCCCCTATCAGATCAGTTGAACCAAATGCGGCTATCCCTCCACCGGCTACCACAGATGTCTCGTCATTGGCTCTGCAACTCTCTGATATGGTACAGAGTCCATGGCGTCAGGCGTATACTCACACGATGCCGGATTTCTCCATGGGTGGTATACCAGATCCACTCCCAGACCCGGATCAGATGATGATAGATGGCCAGTTCTCTGTTGATGACTTTGGAGGCGTGCAGGACTTTTCGTTCCTCGACGATGTTTTCTGA
- a CDS encoding YCII domain-containing protein: MTSATSAVEKSEWLIHIPDLPDAKERRAAVFPQHIQRMKSDPQDFWVFGGATLKDRASPGQPPHITGSAMLVFAPTRDDVVARLKDDPLVKERVWDLENAQIHPFFRPKRSAI; encoded by the exons ATGACCTCGGCAACCTCTGCAGTGGAAAAGTCGGAGTGgctcatccacatcccagacCTCCCCGATGCCAAAGAAAGGAGAGCCGCCGTGTTTCC TCAGCACATCCAAAGGATGAAATCGGACCCTCAGGACTTTTGGGTGTTTGGAG GAGCCACTTTGAAGGACCGTGCGAGCCCGGGACAGCCCCCACACATAACCGGCAGCGCCATGCTGGTCTTTGCCCCCACACGGGACGACGTCGTGGCCCGCCTCAAGGATGATCCCCTGGTTAAGGAGCGGGTTTGGGACCTCGAGAATGCGCAGATCCATCCTTTCTTCCGACCTAAGCGAAGTGCTATTTGA
- a CDS encoding oxygenase subunit alpha, whose protein sequence is MQSTLPASWYREPGFYELERRAIFSKSWILISHSCQFNEPGKYARYEMAGYPFFIIRDRTGSINAFLNVCRHRAFPIVHEDAGKVMVLSCKYHGWSYSMNGNLAKAPRFDQVEGFKKDDYKLYKVHTHIDDLGFLWVNLDAAEKPTLSWEEQFGGVDKQPRLSNFDMSNYEYDHTWSMEGKFNWKTLIENYNEACAPCYHCPTAHPGLAPFFRGNRQMVYGCHKYWVEHLGGKGEERSSSVSPTYMFPNASVTLTPIFFYMMSIVPTSATTSLMRYEVYRAKNATQEQLQEKLDFFAQVEGEDKWLANGSQANLNSDTYTTGPFHPDVEQGVTYVTGLVKKMLHDHFDEEKKRGQEWWPARRALVQSSSEEDEAFCRGVCGHSVLNGNNAPEGLSW, encoded by the exons ATGCAGAGCACTCTCCCAGCATCATGGTACCGCGAGCCAGGCTTCTACGAGCTTGAGCGACGGGCCATATTCAGCAAATCATGGATACTGATCTCCCATTCCTGCCAGTTCAACGAGCCTGGAAAGTACGCTCGTTATGAAATGGCCGGCTAccccttcttcatcatccggGACCGAACCGGCAGCATCAACGCGTTTCTCAACGTGTGTCGCCATAGGGCGTTCCCGATTGTGCATGAAGACGCGGGGAAGGTCATGGTGCTGTCATGCAAATACCACG GATGGTCATACAGTATGAACGGAAACCTGGCCAAGGCCCCCCGGTTTGACCAGGTTGAAGGCTTCAAGAAGGATGACTACAAACTGTACAAGGTGCACACCCACATCGATGATCTTGGGTTCCTCTGGGTCAATCTAGATGCTGCTGAGAAGCCAACTCTGAGCTGGGAAGAGCAGTTCGGCGGCGTGGACAAGCAGCCAAGGCTGAGCAACTTTGACATGAGCAACTACGAGTACGATCACACTTGGTCGATGGAGGGCAAGTTTAACTGGAAGACTCTGATTGAGAACTACAACGAGGCTTGTGCACCG TGCTACCATTGCCCTACCGCTCATCCCGGCCTTGCACCATTCTTTCGGGGTAACAGGCAGATGGTGTACGGTTGCCACAAGTACTGGGTTGAGCACCTCGGCGGAAAGGGCGAAGAGCGTTCAAGTTCAGTTAGCCCTACCTACATGTTCCCAAATGCCTCAGTCACATTGAC ACCCATCTTCTTCTACATGATGTCCATTGTACCAACCTCAGCTACAACCAGCTTGATGCGCTACGAGGTCTACCGTGCCAAGAACGCAACGCAGGAGCAGCTGCAGGAAAAGCTCGACTTCTTCGCCCAGGTCGAGGGAGAGGACAAGTGGCTTGCTAACGGATCCCAGGCCAACCTGAACAGCGACACGTACACCACCGGGCCGTTCCATCCTGATGTCGAGCAGGGGGTCACGTATGTCACGGggctggtgaagaagatgttGCATGATCAttttgacgaggagaagaagcgcggTCAGGAGTGGTGGCCTGCTCGCAGGGCTCTTGTTCAGTCATCttctgaggaggatgaggcgtTTTGCCGTGGTGTTTGTGGGCACTCTGTCCTGAACGGAAATAATGCTCCGGAAGGGTTATCGTGGTGA